The nucleotide window TTATCGACTGTATTTGGATATCAGTGCAGAAGGATATCGTGATATATTTGAGATGACTGATATTTATTCGCGCGCGATTGAAACGGTCACTGTTGGTGAGCGCAGTTATGCTCTGTTTATCTCACCGGTTCGTTATCGAATGGTGCTGAGTATTACACAGAATGGTCCGAATATTGATGGCGGTGACGACAAGGGAGAAACACCTTTGACCAATGCCGTTCAGGTATCTGATCTGCCGCTTGAGGACCAGCCGGTTGAAGTACCACGTCCAAGCTCGCTGATCGCTCCAACCCCAAGTCCGACGCCGGGTGAGGGAAACAGTGAAGAAGAAACACCTTCTGAATAAATAGAAAATGCAGAAACAGAGCAATCTGAATCTGCATTTTTTCTTGCTTGGAATGGACAGGGAGACTGAAATAATTGCGAAATAAAATATTTCATCTCTGATGTCAGTAACATTACATTATTTTAGTACTTTTATTTTATGAGCGTGATATCGGTTAGAGAGTAAGGAAATCATGCCAAAAGAAACGGTTCCCAATCCCCATAACGGTTTGCTAATCAGAAATTGGACTGATCCCACGAAAAGCAGCCCGACACTGGCGATGCCACCGATCTTCGTTCCGATTCTGTCAACTGCTGGAGAAGGGGTACGCAGAGTCTTCGATTTTTCGATCAGTGATTGTGTAAACGCTGTGGTTCTGGCTGTAGCTTTCCATGTCTGATCGAGGACAGAACGGGTTAAATCTGATGGGATTTTTGAATTTTTCTTGATGGCTGAACTGTTTTTCTCCTGGTTCATAGTTTTACCTCCATGGATTATTGAAAATAATGCGGCTGTCAAATTGGTTAGAAACTTGAAATGCAAACATATAAAACCGACCGTCGGTTTTTATTTTAGCTAAGAAATAGGCTGTTGATCCAGCCTTTTTTACTTAAGATGGTCTTTTCTGTTGTGATTGATCCAGACAGCTGTTTACATGCATTGTTTTTAACAATACCGCAATCAACGCGTCGTCTAAAATATCCAAACCTAGTTTTTTCATCATGGTTTGAAGATAGTCAAGCCGAGCTTTAGTTTCTGCCGGTTTTCGGCTGAATATGACAGGATTTGTCCAGTAATTAAGCAGAAATGAGAAAATTTCTGCGCAAAGTTCAGGCTGATCAACCTGCAGTGAACCGTCTTCATTGCCTTTTTGGATTAATTCTGCAATAATCGGTGCATCGTGCAGCACACATCCCTGCATCCCTCCGACTATAAGATAAGGCTCAACGTGAGAAGCAACAGCTTGGTCCAGTGAATGAGTTTTGGTGTCAATAGCCAGCCTATAAAGTATTTTCTTTAGTTTTTCTCTGGCATTTTCACCTTGTGTATCACGAATTAATTCATGGAAGAGATTGTTGACGTACAGAATACGTTTTTCCATCACGGCTCCAAAAATCTGTTCTTTGGATTTGAAATGATGATAAAGGCCGCCTTTGGAAAGCCCGGAAACATCCAGAATATCCTGAATACTGGTTTGTTCATAGCCTTTTTCAACAAATAGTTGGGCGGCCGTTTCTACAATTTTCTCTAATGTTTGTTCCGGATGTTTATTCCGTGCCATAACTCCTCCTTATAAACCGACGGTTGGTCTGTTTATATACTATCTGAAATCAAACAGTGTGTCAAGCAGAAAAAAAAATGAATATAGGATTAAACTTCTTTGCTGAAAAAAACTGTCTTCCGAGCTTCTAAACCACTCGATGAAGACAGTGTGATGAAATTAACGATGAGGATCAATCATAGTCAGCTGAACCCGGTGGCGTTCAGCATCAATCCCATAGACCCAGACTTTGAGAATATCGCCGATTGATACCACTTCACTCGGATGGGAAATCCGTCCCTGCACCATTTTGGAAATGTGAACTAAGCCATCCTCATGCAAACCGATATCCACGAAGGCACCGAAATCGACTACGTTGCGGACAACACCTTCCAGCTCATCGCCTGGATGCAGATCTTCCAAGGTGAGCACATCGTGCCGCAGCATTGGACCATCAAACTGCTCACGGTAATCGCGCAGCGGCTGGGATATGGCTTCAATCATATCCTGCAGTGTATAAACATCCGTATTCAGCTGTTCAGCCGTTTCTTCAAGATTGAGCTGGCTAAGTTTTTCCCGGCACTCATCGCTGCCTAACTGCTGAATACTTAACAGCTGACATAAACGATGCGCGGCTTGATAGCTTTCAGGATGGATCGGTGTTTGATCAAGCGGCTCTTCGCCATCGTGAATGCGTAAAAATCCTGCAGCCTGCTGAAAGGACTTAGCGCCTAATTTTGGAACCTCCAGCAACTGCCGGCGATTATAGAAACGTCCGTGTTCATTGCGGTAGGTGACAATCGCATTGGCGGAAGCCTTCGTCAGACCAGAAACATGACACAGAAGTTCACTGGAAGCTGTATTGACATCGACGCCGACGCGGTTGACGCTCTTTAAAATGGCAAAATCCAGCCGTTCGTTCAAAGCTTTGGCCGGCAAATCATGCTGATACTGTCCAACGCCGATACTTTTCGGATCGATTTTAATCAGTTCCGAAAGTGGATCCAGAATCCGCCGGGCAATCGAAACCGCAGAACGCTGTTCGACGTGCAGATCCGGAAATTCTTTTCGGGCTAACTCGCTGGCGGAATAGACTGAGGCACCTGCTTCGGAAACGAGCGTGTAGTCAACATTCAGATTTTCCTTCTGGATAACGTCAGCGATGAAGCTTTCTGTTTCACGGCTGGCGGTACCGTTGCCGATCGCGATGACTTCAATCGGATAATCCTTCAGTATAGATAATAGCTTAGCCTTGGCCTCGGTTTTTTTGTTTACCGGCGGATGCGGATAGAAAACATCGATTTTCAGCATTTTTCCGGTTGAATCAATCACTGCCAGCTTGCAGCCGGTTCGAAATGCTGGATCGACACCCAGTATCATCTTGCCTTCCAGCGGCGGCTGAAGAAGCAGCCGCTCAACATTCATTGAGAAAATTTCAATGGACTGAGCCTGGGCTTTTTCACTGAGTTCACTTCGGACTTCCCGTTCAACGCTGGGAAACGCCAGTCGCTTTAAGCCATCCTCGGCAGCTTCTTCAATCAGCTTCTGGCAGACGGTCATGCGCTCATGCGTGACGCCGCGGATGGCATAGTTGATCAGAAAGGTCTGGTTGTAGTCCAGCGTCACCGTGATGACCTTTTCCTTTTCGGCTCGGTCGATAGCCATGACGCGGTGATTAGCTAGCGTACTGATTTTTTCTTTGTAGTCATAGTACATTTTGTAAACTTGTTTTTCATCCTCATGTTTTTTCTTTTCCTTGCAGAGGATAAACCCATAGCGTTCAATCTGTTCTTTTATTTTCCAGCGCAGTTTTGCTTCATCGCTGATCCGTTCTGCCAGAATATCTTTAGCTCCCTGCAATGCTTCTTCAATTGTGGGAACCTGATCGTTAACATACTTTTCGGCCTGAACTGCTGGATCACCCGAACGTGGACAGGATGCAATCCAATCCGCCAGCGGCGTGAGCCCTTTGGCCGCTGCATCGGTGGCGCGGGTTTTGCGCTTTTGTTGATAAGGACGGTAAATATCGTCTACCTGCGAAAGCTTGGTGCAGACCAGAACCTGCTTCCGTAAATCTTCGGTCAGCTTGCCTTGGGTCTCAATGATCCGCAGCACGTCTTCTTTGCGTTTTTCTAAATTACTTAGATACTGGACCTGCTGCTGAATAAATAAAATCTGTTCTTCGTCCAGTCCTTTTGTCATTTCTTTACGGTAACGCGCGATAAAAGGAACTGTATTGCCTTCTTCTAATAACTTTAATGTATTTCGTACCTGGGATGGCTCAATGTTCAATGAAGCCGCCACTGGCTGAATCAGTTGTTCAGTTTCCATATTCATTCCTCCTCGTGATGATTTTTATCATAACACGAAAATCTTTTCATGACTTCAAAAATTTGTAAGAATTCAAGCCAGTAACTTCCAAAGAAAGTCTACAAAGGCCGTTCTTTAGGGTTTAAAATTATGTTATACTTGTTAGCGTACAGGAGGGCAATATGAATATAGATTTTACGAATAAAAAGACGATCGCGCTGCTCAGTGCTGTCGGCGTATTAGCCATTGCAACAATTGCAGCCGTTGTCGTTTTGTTGACGCTGCCTGGCAAAGCGATTCAGGTGGAAGATTTCTCGGGGAAGACTGTTGAAGAAATCAAACAATGGGCAACTGAGAAAAAGCTGGCAGACAGTCAGCTGGTAATCGATTACGAATTCAGTGACACTGTAGAGAAGGATAAACTGATTTCGCAGAGTATTGCCTCAGAACAGAAGCTGAACAAAGACAGCGTTCTGACGGTTGTATTCTCCAAAGGTCCGGATCCGGATGTCGAAGTTACGCTGCCAGATTTTAAGGACATGACGGAAGAAGAAATCGAAAAGTTTGTGGAAACGAACAAACTATTGGATGTAACTTATGAATATGCTGTTGACGAAAAGATCGAGAAAGGCAAATTCATTAAAGTGAATGTAACGGATACCGTTGTTAAGCGCAGCACAATGCTGATCTTTACGATATCCCAAGGCGAGGATGGAACAGGCGAACAGATTATTGTTCCGGACTTCAGTGATTATACAAAGGCGAAGATTACAAACTGGGCGAAGGCTAACAAGGTGACCATCAACTGGAAAGAAGAAGCTAGTGATAAGATCGCTAAAGACAAAGTGATTTCGCAGGATCCGAAAGCTGGAGAAACAATTAAAACCGGCGATAAGATTACAGTAACCTTATCCTTGGGAAAAACGGTGACGATGAAATCTCTGGCGAAGATGAGCAAGGATGAAGCAAAGAAATGGCTGAATGATAACGGTTTGGTCGGAGAATTCAGTGAGGCGTACAGCGGTTCAATTGAATATGGCTATGTTATCTCCAATACACCTGAAAAAGGGGATGTTAAACAGGGAAGCACAGTCAAAGTCAAAGTTTCGTTAGGAAAGATTAAATTGGAATCCTTCATTGGCAAGAAAAAGGAAGATGCCGAGAACTTCAAGAAGAAGGTAAACAATTCGGAAGCCAATCTGACGTTTACTTACAGCGAAGTAGAAAGTACGGAAGCCGTCGGAACAATTGTTTCTCAAGGCTATGATTCAGGAACGTATTTATCTCCGG belongs to Holdemania massiliensis and includes:
- a CDS encoding TetR/AcrR family transcriptional regulator — its product is MARNKHPEQTLEKIVETAAQLFVEKGYEQTSIQDILDVSGLSKGGLYHHFKSKEQIFGAVMEKRILYVNNLFHELIRDTQGENAREKLKKILYRLAIDTKTHSLDQAVASHVEPYLIVGGMQGCVLHDAPIIAELIQKGNEDGSLQVDQPELCAEIFSFLLNYWTNPVIFSRKPAETKARLDYLQTMMKKLGLDILDDALIAVLLKTMHVNSCLDQSQQKRPS
- a CDS encoding Tex family protein, which encodes MNMETEQLIQPVAASLNIEPSQVRNTLKLLEEGNTVPFIARYRKEMTKGLDEEQILFIQQQVQYLSNLEKRKEDVLRIIETQGKLTEDLRKQVLVCTKLSQVDDIYRPYQQKRKTRATDAAAKGLTPLADWIASCPRSGDPAVQAEKYVNDQVPTIEEALQGAKDILAERISDEAKLRWKIKEQIERYGFILCKEKKKHEDEKQVYKMYYDYKEKISTLANHRVMAIDRAEKEKVITVTLDYNQTFLINYAIRGVTHERMTVCQKLIEEAAEDGLKRLAFPSVEREVRSELSEKAQAQSIEIFSMNVERLLLQPPLEGKMILGVDPAFRTGCKLAVIDSTGKMLKIDVFYPHPPVNKKTEAKAKLLSILKDYPIEVIAIGNGTASRETESFIADVIQKENLNVDYTLVSEAGASVYSASELARKEFPDLHVEQRSAVSIARRILDPLSELIKIDPKSIGVGQYQHDLPAKALNERLDFAILKSVNRVGVDVNTASSELLCHVSGLTKASANAIVTYRNEHGRFYNRRQLLEVPKLGAKSFQQAAGFLRIHDGEEPLDQTPIHPESYQAAHRLCQLLSIQQLGSDECREKLSQLNLEETAEQLNTDVYTLQDMIEAISQPLRDYREQFDGPMLRHDVLTLEDLHPGDELEGVVRNVVDFGAFVDIGLHEDGLVHISKMVQGRISHPSEVVSIGDILKVWVYGIDAERHRVQLTMIDPHR
- a CDS encoding PASTA domain-containing protein; this encodes MNIDFTNKKTIALLSAVGVLAIATIAAVVVLLTLPGKAIQVEDFSGKTVEEIKQWATEKKLADSQLVIDYEFSDTVEKDKLISQSIASEQKLNKDSVLTVVFSKGPDPDVEVTLPDFKDMTEEEIEKFVETNKLLDVTYEYAVDEKIEKGKFIKVNVTDTVVKRSTMLIFTISQGEDGTGEQIIVPDFSDYTKAKITNWAKANKVTINWKEEASDKIAKDKVISQDPKAGETIKTGDKITVTLSLGKTVTMKSLAKMSKDEAKKWLNDNGLVGEFSEAYSGSIEYGYVISNTPEKGDVKQGSTVKVKVSLGKIKLESFIGKKKEDAENFKKKVNNSEANLTFTYSEVESTEAVGTIVSQGYDSGTYLSPGTTVNFQISKGKSVTVENKAGSSEDDFKKYISGLGLSLGTRSTAYSDKAAGLIIENETGKKAAGSTVWYKVSLGAFSPAAGDFENKTVAEARKIIENANNSGAGWSFSEGASEFNDSIAAGNTFGCSISGKTVTCKVSKGKGVTVKSYVGGAAPCSTNSCSVDGVTIKQVYQSDYSDVPEGQVVSQSVDAGKVVSAGTEITLTLSKGPKPVTTAKVPDGPAAIYQGASYDESVKNLKFSFNNAGFYNLTFIKVTGEVDNPQSINGAIKSWSVEFGSEIETSTEIVFEIYSAS